AAAACTTAaggaacaatgaaataaaaatatgttggaCTGCAAGGACAATCATTATTTATGAACAATAGGCAGATTAAATTCGGTGGAAGTATTCAGGTGTTTAACACAAATATTCTAAGGATTTAGTAGCTTTAAAAAGAATACGTGTGAGTAAAAGAATTTCAAGTAATCAGGAAAAGCAGGGAATATGTTTGAATAACTtagttaataagaaaaaaatacttacctggtgttttattttttttgttatagcttatattttaaaacatgagaaaaatggaAACCCTTAAAGAATATCATCTGGCAATTTTGAAAATTTAGCTAAGACAAAGAGTCTTGCTCTACTAcagagaatatagttaataaaaaacaaattacaattAGCAACTATGGAATATTGTTATAACACCAGTCAGTGACAAGAACTGtgcttaaaatcattttatactCAGATGAaaagatgtcattttttaatgtaatctgCACAACCATAAAGAAGGTAATATGAAACTATTGTAAATTGAATAAAGTAAAGATGGATCATAACATAGGATGACcaatttcagtttttctgtttgtttttttccccaagccATCCAGATTTGAGTCGTTGTTGATGATTCAAAAGAAATTTTCTAAGTGTTGAATGTAAAGGTCACTGGTAAAATATGTGAATAGGCAAGtagatggaattttaaaaaataaaaaaatgtaagaaaggaTATATAAAATGGAGCTCAGTGaggaataaatggaataaaattacttgaaatacttactgaattctgtaaatagaaaatatgaactaCTTACATAGTCTTCTAGGGCAAAGTCTTTGAAAGATGGGCTATAGATCAATACTAAATTATGCAGCTAAATTTTGAATGACAATAGGCCCTTTATAGTAAGAAATCTTGCCAAGGAAGAAATATGCAGCATTTTTATAAGATGGCTGACAACAAAGGACATGTTCATTtgtataaactcaaaatagatttgtgaaaatatttgcacattgATAAGTTTCTGAATGTGAAACATTTTATAGctgaaaataaagaaagctgCTTTCTGAGAtatgctttaatttttgttttctctagctttgataggaaaaaaaaaagaaatgaaccagTCAACGGAAATAGAGTTCATTTTGCTTGGACTGACAGATGACCCTGTGTTGCAAATTGTGATTTTCCTGTTTCTGTTGTTCAACTACATCTTGAGCCTGACAGGGAACTTAATTATCATCCTCCTCACCATACTGGATCCCCATCTCAAGACTCCAATGTATTTCTTCCTCCGAAATTTCTCCTTCTTAGAGATTTCATTCACAAGTGTCTGCATTCCACGATACTTAATAAGCATTTTGACTGGAGACAAAACAATCTCCTACAATGGTTGTGCCACTcagttattcttttttcttttattaggagGTACAGAATTTTACCTTCTGGCTGCCATGTCCTATGACCGCTATGCTGCCATCTGCAAACCACTGCATTACTCCACCATCATGAACAGCAAAGTGTGCTCTCAGCTTGTGGTCAGCTCTTGGGTAACTGGATTCCTAATCATATTTCCCCCTTTGGTCTTGGGACTCAAGCTCGATTTCTGTGATTCTAAAACTATTGATCACTTCCTCTGTGACTCTTCTCCTATACTGCAGATCTCTTGCACAGATACACAGGTTATAGAATTGATGGCCTTTGTCTTAGCTGTGGTGACACTTGTTATCACTTTGTTGTTAGTGGTCCTTTCCTACATATACATCATCAAAACCATTCTAAAATTCCCTTCTGTTCAACAACGAACaaaggccttctccacctgttCCTCACACATGGTGGTCATCTCTATTACTTATGGGAGTTGCATCTTTATGTACGTGAAACCTTCAGCAAAGGAAAGGGTGACTTTAACTAAAGGTGTAGCTGTGCTCAATACCTCTGTTGCTCCATTACTAAACCCCTTCATTTACACTCTAAGGAACCAGCAGGTGAAAGCAGCTCTCAAGGATATGCTTCAAAGGTTTTGCCATTTTGAAATCAAAGACAAAATTAGGATGTAATATGTTGTTGAAACATGAATGAGGAAATTGAACACAATTTTCAGTTCATTAGTTCATAGCTATGCCATTTCTCCCCTCAATGATTTTTATCATATTAGGTTTACTGAGTCTTCCTGATCACTTCTCTCTGTTGTTCCTGAAAAGATCTTTTCATTCATTGAAGAAGGCAGTGGTAAGCTGCTTTATTCAGAATAGTAAAACCCATTTTGACTTGAAATATCTGTTCCCATAAATGATACTTTTATGTACTGaatgctttcaaaaataaatcttgCTGGATATATCTAGTTAATTATTTCAACATGTGTGTGCTAGTTGCTAAGCATTACACACGTTCTTAAGTATTTTTTCTGCTAACTCTGTGAGAGACAAACTCAAAATCTGATAATTATTGTAACATGTAATAATTGGTATTGTGGTGAAATAGAGAGAATATCTCCCCAAGAGTGAACCATTTACTTTGACCAGTGAGAAAAGTCAGTATACACAATATTCTGAAATGCCAGTCACTGAAAGCCCCTATCATCCCACAATGCCCTTTTGAATAAGCTGCCTGCCTAAAGGAAATTGTGTCTTCATGTCTTGGTGACTCTACTTCTCACTTCCTTTTCTCTGAGGCAGTTGAGCTTTAGGAATGTCtctagaggagaaaaaaaaagattatgtgtGGAAGAATTCCAGTGGCCATTTTATCGCTCATTTTAGAAGCCCATCTCAGTTCCAAATTGACttctaagatattttttaatgcaacagATTTCAAAACTCAGTCTGCTTATAAAGAGGTAGGGGAACCATGTTTGAACACTTGCTAGAATGTTGAGAAAAATGATATCAAAGATCTCAAGTTGAAGGCCTGTGGAGACTGGTTCAGGAAACCTTGTGGGAAATGGCAATGGTTCTCAGAAGTTTCTCTAAAAGTATCTATCAATAGTCTCAGCAGTGAAGTAGGTAGTTCTCACATACTGAAAAACCTGGAGAAGACTCTGGACCTCCCATCTGCTCACCAGTCTGACCAGAGACACTTCTAGAGAATAAAAGCCTCTGCTTCTCTTCTAACTTCCAAATTTTGCACGAAGTCTTTTCACTGACAAACTGTAAATTTGAGCCACACAGGGAAGAGGACCCTTGGAGATGGTATTCTGATTTCCCTTGCAGCTAGAGGACAACTAGGAAAATCATGTGTGATGAGTTGGCAACATACAGTGCAGTGACTTTGCAGTTCAATGTGGTTactttgaaaataacaaaaaatgtggtCTCACAAATTGCAGATCATTGCTTCTTCAAGTGGCTTTGCCAAAGAATGATGTCAGCATTAGGGGCAAGTTAGGAGAGATGAGATTTGTTTTGCAACTTCTTGTTCAGTTTATCCCATTAAATAGGACAGTGTTGAAGATTTTAACATTACGAATGCTTTAATCCATGTAATGTATTCATATTACTTCGGACACCTTTGGTAGCCCTGTTGAAAAGTAGGATTCTATAGGGCAcagtagaaataaattatattactaCTAAAGTAACTATTTTATCCAGGAGGCTAACACAAATCTAGCACACAATAGAAAATTACAAATTTCTATGGTGAGAACATATAAGATGCACTCTCagtaaattttaagtatataatacagtatgaTAGCAGTTATCACACTGTATATTAGATCCCCacacttattcattcatcttaTGACTagaattttgtactttttaaacaacatctccccatttcctcaTGTGTTCTAGTCCCTggtgatttttaatttgtatatggATTCTGTGATtgagacagaatcatgaaaatGAGTTCAACTATCATCTATATgtttgatatattattattacaaatgttACATTATCATTTGCTATCAGTGCAATATAAAAACTgaatggtagccctggctggtgtagctcagtggattgaacgctggccgggaaccaaagcatcgcaggttcgattcccactcagggcacatgcctgggttgcaggccatggcccccagcaactgcacattgaggtttctctctctctctctttctccctcccttccctctctaaaaataaataaatgaaatcttaaaaaaaaggggaCTAGAAATTCCACATTAAGGAAGTACtgtgaataaaaaagaaactgaatggTAAAGAAATTGATCATCAATTAACACAACACAGTActgtcataaaaaatattttctccttttttccaatATAGATTAAATCAGAAAATGAATAAGCAGATGTAGTGTTTCATATGTAAAGAAATTTAAATCAGTTGTACACATACATCtgaatgttttagaaatatgATGACAGGGATGAAGATGATGACAATGGTGATACAAATAAACCTAAGTTTGTGGCCCTGGCAGTGGAAGTGTTATATTGTCTACATGGTCTGAGAAAAGTTACTTGAGATGATAGCATAGGGTTGAGTTTCCTCAGAcataaaatgaatacatatacatcaaaattattttcataatgaaaatgaatgatgttttaattttacaGTATAACAAGAATCAGGCTGCTCCAGACATTCTGAAAGAATTATATCTCATCTGGTTGAAATCTAAtctatctcttcctcttcctcctaccCCAAATTTATCTACCCCTCTTTCTTTCAATCTTGTTGCCTTCCATGCTTTTTTAAACCCGATGCATAACCatgaaattacaaaaattaaaattagaaagaagatTGTTTCTCTAGAGGAAATAAGAGGATTGTTTcaatttaaaagcaaagtttAATTCTTGTAATTGCTGAGACTGGTGAGTGAAGTGGCTCAGGTCAAAGTAATAATTGGTCTGAATTCTCATGTACTTCTGTTTCCTCTTGAAATGTACTCCTAGGAAGTccagttaaaaatgtaaactaaggGGTAAACTTTCCAATGACATGAACATATAACTCTGCTGAACAATTTACCTAAGAAGACTCCTTGACAGATATACTGGGAAAGTGGGCAGAGGAAGATCCTGTGCATGCTATGAGAACATCAAACTCACGTGTAACATCCTAAACAGAGTGAGAGTTCTGTGTTGTGGAGAGAAACTTCCAATATCTGGGGATGAAAGGGACAGGCAGCTCTGATTCCTATATTACTTAACAAAATATCAAAGAGCAGTGAGCTAAAACAGTTATAATGAGTTCCTTAAAAATCTGTGTAACTACTCCCAAAGCTTGGATAAAGTAAAACAGTACTTTTCCTTGCTTCTGCTTTTTGAGAAGAAATTTACTTATAGGTGAAAGCACACACGTATATCCATGCACAAATGAACTGCTAAAATTCTTGAAAACAATTAGAACCTAAGCTAACTTCAATATCTATCAAAGCAGAATGCAGCaaaaaatatgcataacaaataaatgataaaaatatctttttcttccatttgtttgtgtctcccttaatttctttctttattgttgtgtgctttcctgagtacaggtcttttcgtccttggttaggtttattccttaaagtaccttatttttcttgttgctatatcaaatgggatttttttcctgatttctgtttctggtatttcattgttgagGTACaacaatgcctttgatttctgaatattgactttatatcctgctgttttgccaaattcatttattacattggatagtttttggtggagtctatagaatcttctaggtacactatcatgtcatctgcaaacaatgacagtttacttcctcctttccaatttggatgtcttttacttctttttcttgtctgatgctgtggctaggactcccagtactatgtcaaatagaagtggtgaaagtgtgaagcatgaattggaagaattaacataatcaaaatgtccatactacccaaagcaattataGATTCAAaccaatccctattaaagtaccaatggcatatttcagagatatgtaaaaaaacaattcaaaaatttatatggaaccataaatgaccccataCAGATGcagcaattttgataaagaataactaagtaggagggattacaataactgatatcaaaatgtactacaaggccactgtaatcaaaacagcctggtactggcataagagtagacacatagaacaatgaaacaaagtagaaagcccagaaataaccccaaatctccatgttcaattaatatttgagaaagggggcaggaacataaaacagaatacaaatagccatttttccaaagtaaagaacatgtataaaggacacatggacaaaaccaaatggggtaggtttgagggtgggaggtggggatgggtggggcaggggggagtggttggtggaaaatggagacaactgcacttgaacaacaataaaaaaataagaaagacaaatatcacgtgatttcacttttatgtggaatctaaagaacaaaataaactaacaaacaatacagaaacagatttatagacacagagaacagacttgacagctgtcagagggggtggggtaggaaggctgagtgaaaaaagtgaaggaatttaaaaaaaaccctcacagacacaggcaatatatggtgattaccagagggaaaggggttgggggaaggtaGACTAGAGTGTGAGAGGAGACactgatggaaggaaacttggcTAGGAGTGGTGAActcaatacaatatatagatgatatattttaaaattgtactcctgaaaactatataattttattaaccaatgtcacctctgTAAATTCAACAAAAACAAGAGAGCACCACACAAATGAGTGTCATGATTAATGTTAATGCATCAAAGGTAATGATCATTTTCTATATGAACCATGTAACTGATCATGAAGTGTTCAGGAGAGGAGACGCATCACTTCCAAAATGATCGATCAGGTTGGAGCCATAGATTTCTACCTAAATTTTAGAGAGTAGAGGAAAATCAGCCAATTAACAGTGGAGGATGAGAGTACAGGACTGTTGGTTCATGCTGACCACATATGCAAGGGATGTCATGCATATGACCACAAAGTAATGATACAAcatgccagccaggagaaaagAATTCTGTTGCtccaaaaaatgtataaaatatttgagTAGCACAAGCATTGCAAGGAATGGTATTATCACCAGTTAACATGATACAAAGGAATCTAGGAACAAACACTTGCGAATCTGACTCCTATGAATGAGAAAttcctgaggggaaaaaaaaagatggaagttttaaggtaagaatcaaccaatgagagCATGATGATAGTCAGACTACCTGTTACACTCAACATAAGGGTGATAAGTAGAAGAATAAAGAGCCTTCATTTGTGAATCATGGGTCAGTCCTGAAAAGATCGATGTGCTTTCTTACATATTACTGACTTCTGACTTCTCTCCATTTGCAAGGCAATTTGAGAAACTGAATTTGATATGAAGAGTCTCTCAATAAGggttgatgacccttctccttctttcccctattaaccctctttcccctcccctctggttactctcagtttgttctttatttcaatgtctctgattatattttgcttagttgtttgttttgttgattaggttccacttataggtgagatcatatggtatttgtctttcactgcctggcttatttcacttagcatagtgttcttcagttccatccatgctaagCTTTTCATCTAGTACTTCACAACACATCCTGGGAATCTTTACACATGTAGGTTATTTTGATCTTCATTGAGAAAGAAATGTTGGATATAGGATGAGTATCATTACAAAATTTGCATACTTTCATACAGCTTGCCTCAAGTTGAGATTTTTTCAGTTACTTTGGTTTAAGTATCACCTAGGTAAAATCAATTTGCCTATCCTAAGCACAttagtttttctttacttttttagcTCTATGCAGTTTACCTCCTACTATCTTAATTTCCATGTCACCATTTCAACCTTTCATCCTCAATTCACAACATTGTGATAATTGTAATAGCCAGAGATTCACTACTAAATTTCCTCTCTTTAATGTTTGTATTATGATTACCTATCTTTTAGTGTCTCTGAGTTTACTAATTTAGGTgtcctattttcttttcctcatgtaGGTAAGtagaattctaagaaaaaaatatatacatgagaaaataaacttctgga
The sequence above is a segment of the Phyllostomus discolor isolate MPI-MPIP mPhyDis1 chromosome 2, mPhyDis1.pri.v3, whole genome shotgun sequence genome. Coding sequences within it:
- the LOC114512997 gene encoding olfactory receptor 6C6-like, translated to MNQSTEIEFILLGLTDDPVLQIVIFLFLLFNYILSLTGNLIIILLTILDPHLKTPMYFFLRNFSFLEISFTSVCIPRYLISILTGDKTISYNGCATQLFFFLLLGGTEFYLLAAMSYDRYAAICKPLHYSTIMNSKVCSQLVVSSWVTGFLIIFPPLVLGLKLDFCDSKTIDHFLCDSSPILQISCTDTQVIELMAFVLAVVTLVITLLLVVLSYIYIIKTILKFPSVQQRTKAFSTCSSHMVVISITYGSCIFMYVKPSAKERVTLTKGVAVLNTSVAPLLNPFIYTLRNQQVKAALKDMLQRFCHFEIKDKIRM